The proteins below come from a single Melospiza georgiana isolate bMelGeo1 chromosome 4, bMelGeo1.pri, whole genome shotgun sequence genomic window:
- the CSF2RB gene encoding cytokine receptor common subunit beta — translation MDIKEIFILLLYLYLVFHVQAIQESIPMKSLKCYSDYNSQVTCTWMEHSEAHDLIPMILYQRDNIDMENKNMSCERQTENDLHEAPDVFVHWVCRRTTDYLGIGIKDTYGFRPKNGTDINQTELHVDLFQNVRPLPPQNLSVSPMTSGDFLLTWETADGSQGLGSALDYEVTYKRQWESWEEAASLLLSSTTQCSLRPEDLVPGSSYVARVRARPGQASSFSGQYSEWSTEVSWKTPEGGLQPRNLRCLFNGRDCLTCSWEVKKVITTSVLFGLFFRATPESQEEECSPVHEKTLPNTLYVVQSCEIPVSNSSSQSLYHVSVRAKTEEKMIEAHKNIQVLPPANVSVTATGNQEYELRWKKHNLKYNFIPQRYQVKYWENNRYEKTFQVLNISNDEPPFIFTLQMLAASTEYRGKMRARVNKSPDYEGPWSEWSEEFTWKTENVLPPVVLPVMLPALIITLLIVAYCSYKYFLRKKKLWEEKIPNPSKSLLIQGYLGKGHLGSWPTSNQLDFNKYNLSEKMEQASFLQVLDKPAKTLAECLEGQTKKTDASPVTPDLQNSYHALNESEHAPVACSSQRAGHSFPISRRNSADASIASHTAIPCFAFNGPYLYSPVVSSNPDIHQTLEMDTVGLSKKSVSLQYVTLPREDSPQAPQSQEQPEAAPPRDMLPDQKEMMRHLSDKEEVSQASPSCGEGTNKGTEEQNSPKALSCTTSPQQCPLEYITTDGLVLPSASTSTHPPLVAAEESPCGSQQPQPPSDHSCHESSQGKTGVTIPVSGQAPASSPELHLDTFGDYLTLPEGLCEHSEPTKISLPVLQKENGIPRKQPLSEGNLVVLNPDSTEPVFLCQVGDYCFHSLKSSVKMDNSQEDHQVMKLSENEITLGQPVCDDESITENEKDVWKREKIQAIQLFKNLKSDDYFSWQQSLRIKKIC, via the exons GGAGAACAAGAACATGTCTTGTGAACGCCAGACAGAAAATGACTTGCATGAAGCTCCAGACGTGTTTGTGCACTGGGTCTGCCGCAGGACTACAGACTATTTAGGAATAGGGATAAAGGATACTTACGGCTTCAGGCCTAAAAATGGAACAGATATTAATCAAACAGAACTGCATGTTGATCTTTTCCAAAATG TTCGGCCCCTCCCACCTCAAAACCTCTCAGTCAGCCCAATGACATCAGGGGACTTCTTGCTGACCTGGGAAACAGCCGATGGaagccaggggctgggcagtgcaCTGGACTATGAAGTCACTTACAAGCGGCAGTGGGAGTCCTGGGAG GAAGCTGCCTCACTCTTGCTCTCCAGCACCACCCAGTGCAGTCTCAGGCCTGAGGACCTTGTCCCAGGGAGCAGCTACGTTGCCCGTGTGCGAGCCAGACCAGGGCAGgccagcagcttctctgggcagtaCAGCGAGTGGAGCACGGAGGTGTCATGGAAGACCCCTGAAG GTGGCCTTCAGCCCAGGAACCTTCGCTGCCTCTTCAATGGTAGAGATTGTCTGACGTGCAGTTGGGAAGTGAAGAAAGTGATCACCACCTCTGTCCTCTTTGGCTTGTTCTTCAGGGCCACCCCAGAATCACA aGAAGAGGAGTGCTCTCCTGTGCATGAGAAGACTTTGCCCAACACCCTATATGTGGTCCAGAGCTGTGAGATCCCTGTTAGCAATTCTAGCAGCCAGAGCCTGTACCATGTATCTGTCCGGGCCAAGACAGAGGAAAAGATGATTGAAGCCCACAAAAACA TCCAGGTGCTGCCGCCTGCAAATGTGTCAGTAACAGCAACAGGGAACCAAGAGTATGAACTAAGGTGGAAAAAACACAATTTGAAGTACAACTTCATACCACAGAGATACCAAGTCAAGTACTGGGAAAACAACCGATATGAAAAG ACTTTCCAGGTGTTAAATATCAGCAATGATGAACCTCCCTTCATCTTCACCCTGCAGATGCTGGCAGCATCTACAGAATATAGGGGGAAAATGCGTGCAAGGGTAAATAAGTCTCCAGACTATGAGGGACCTTGGAGTGAATGGAGTGAGGAGTTCACCTGGAAGACTGAGAATG tTCTGCCACCTGTGGTTCTCCCAGTGATGCTCCCAGCTCTCATCATCACTTTGCTGATAGTTGCTTATTGCAGCTATAAGTATTTCCTCAG GAAGAAGAAATTGTGGGAAGAAAAGATTCCGAACCCCAGCAAGAGTCTCCTGATCCAGGGCTATCTGGGG aaaggaCATTTGGGGAGTTGGCCAACAAGCAACCAGCTGGACTTCAACAAATACAACCTTTCAGAGAAGATGGAGCAAGCTAGCTTCCTTCAAGTTTTGGACAA GCCGGCAAAGACTTTGGCTGAGTGCCTTGAAGGGCAGACTAAGAAGACAGATGCTTCCCCTGTTACACCTGACCTACAGAACTCATACCATGCTTTAAATGAGTCAGAGCATGCCCCAGTTGCCTGCTCAAGTCAGAGAGCTGGTCATTCCTTTCCCATTTCAAGGAGAAACAGTGCTGATGCAAGTATTGCTTCCCACACAGCAATCCCTTGCTTTGCTTTCAATGGTCCATACTTGTACAGCCCAGTGGTGTCCTCTAACCCTGACATACACCAGACCCTGGAAATGGACACTGTGGGACTCAGTAAGAAATCAGTTTCCCTTCAGTATGTGACTCTCCCAAGGGAAGACTCTCCCCAGGCcccacagagccaggagcagccagaagCAGCTCCTCCAAGGGACATGCTCCCAGATCAGAAGGAAATGATGCGGCACCTCAGTGACAAGGAAGAGGTCTCACAGGCCTCACCATCCTGTGGGGAAGGCACCAACAAGGGAACAGAGGAGCAGAACTCTCCAAAGGCTCTCAGCTGTACCACATCTCCTCAACAGTGCCCTTTGGAGTACATCACCACGGACGGCCTGGTACTGCCATCGGCCAGCACCTCCACCCATCCTCCACTTGTCGCAGCTGAGGAATCACCTTGTggctcacagcagccccagcctcccaGTGACCACTCTTGCCATGAGTCTTCTCAAGGGAAAACTGGTGTCACGATCCCAGTTTCAGGCCAAGCACCAGCCTCATCTCCTGAATTGCACCTGGATACTTTTGGCGACTATCTTACTCTGCCTGAAGGTCTCTGTGAACATTCAGAGCCCACAAAGATTTCTTTGCCTGTCTTACAGAAGGAAAATGGTATTCCTAGAAAGCAGCCTTTGTCAGAAGGTAACTTGGTGGTGTTAAACCCCGACAGCACTGAGCcagtttttctttgccaggTTGGTGACTATTGCTTCCACAGCCTAAAATCCAGTGTGAAGATGGATAATAGTCAGGAAGACCATCAAGTCATGAAACTTTCTGAAAACGAGATAACGCTTGGGCAGCCTGTATGTGATGATGAATCCATCACAGAGAATGAAAAGGATGtatggaagagggaaaaaatacaggCCATTCAGCTCTTCAAAAACCTGAAATCAGATGATTACTTTTCCTGGCAGCAATCTTTGAGGAtcaaaaaaatctgttaa